GAATTTGCCGTACGCAGTTGGGCGCTGCAATCAGAAGAGATTCTTTTCGAGGTTCAAAAGGCAGATCAAATTCGGCTTGAGGCGCTCAAGCGAATGTTCCTGCGCTTTGGATACGAGGAAACAACAGCCGACGTCCGAGCCCGGACGACCTATCTCGTTCAGATCGGCTACATCTCGATGCAGTCCCGCGAAGAGATCGCGGTGCGAATGAAGCGTATTCCCGAATATATCGCGATCTACACCGGCCAGATTCCCCAGCAAAGAGAGCTTGATCGCTTCTTTGCCAGGCATGGCCATAAACCGAAATGAGAAGAAGCGGATGCAGGACTCGATGAGGATCGGAGTGATCGGTGGCGGAGGGTGGCTCGGGAAAGCCCTTGCCAACGCGATTCTCAACAAGGGAGTTGTTCGGCACGAAGCACTTGCGCTCTCCTATCGGCACAAGAGGCCTGCGGGTTTTCCGAACGTTTACTGCACGCAAGACAACCAGGAGCTTGCAGAGCGATCGGACGTGATCATCGTTTCTGTCCGTCCGGCCGATTGGCCGTCTCTGTCGGTCGAGGCCCAGGGCAAGCTCGTCATCTCTGTTATGGCGGGCATCCGCCTGCACCAGCTTGCGGCACATCATCAAACGAGCCGCGTTGTCCGTGCCCTACCCAACGCCGCAGTTGAGGTTGGCAGATCCTATACGCCGTGGATTGCATCAGGTGGCATGGACGAGGCCGATCGAAATGTCGCACGTCGTATCTTTCGTGCTTGTGGCGTCGAGGACGAAGTGAATGGCGAAAGCGATATCGACTATTTGACCGGTTTGTCCGGGTCAGG
This Rhizobium sullae DNA region includes the following protein-coding sequences:
- a CDS encoding pyrroline-5-carboxylate reductase family protein; amino-acid sequence: MQDSMRIGVIGGGGWLGKALANAILNKGVVRHEALALSYRHKRPAGFPNVYCTQDNQELAERSDVIIVSVRPADWPSLSVEAQGKLVISVMAGIRLHQLAAHHQTSRVVRALPNAAVEVGRSYTPWIASGGMDEADRNVARRIFRACGVEDEVNGESDIDYLTGLSGSGPAFPALFGAAMMKDAVHHGLSTDIARRAVNTVLIGAGALLEHRDDCPNNIVNSFLDYRGTTAAAIEAMRAFGLEATVSEGLSAAFRKSVSMGDAS